The DNA segment TAAGAAATacatgtctttttttttcttaattaaggGGCTGGCACATGTCAATTTTAGctttgattattaaaaaaatgtatactaattatgtgtttttattttttattttttttattttttaactaagaGAGAAgatcacatgtccaagagtgatcCCCTTCCACTTTTGTTAactctcacttatggcggaggaaaaccaaGAACTTTAAAAAGGCATTACAAAAACTACCCAAATCATTCCAATGCCCacaacaaatacataaacacccAACAAATCAAAACTCTCTACCCAAACTACATTCGAATAGAAGGAAGCCCATTTTTATCCAGTCGTAAAATGCCTCTAAGAAGTAGAGGCAGCTCCTGAACCGACCACCATATCTCATTCCTCCCTTCCGCCCCcattcttgctaaataatctGCTGCTTTATTCCCTTCTCGGAATATATGAGATATTTGAACATTTAGTCCCTGCAACACCTCCATTacctcctcccaaaaatcctcaaGGTACCAAGTCTTacaattcttttcttttatctagTGAACCACCAACCAAGAGTCAAGTTCAACATCAAAGGCTACTATCCCTTGTTCCTGAACTAGCTGAATACCATGCAACAATCCCAAGAGTTCTGGAAAATTATTGGTTCCATTGCCCAGACTCACTGAAAACGCTATCTTGATATTTCCATCTGAATCCCTCAATACTCCCCCTACACCCGCTGGCCCTGGATTGCCTCTCGAAGCTCCATCAACATTCAGCTTCCAACGTCTTACAACTGGTCGAACCACCAAACTAGACGAGGCCTTCTCATCTTCGGAGCATGAATTGGTACTTGAAGCTCCAGCAGAATTTGTACATCTCTCATTGACTGCTGCTTATACACTTTTAATTTCTCACCAATTTTTCCAGCCCAGTATTTCAACCGCATCCACACCTGGTTAAGAGACTCATCTTTCGCTTTTGCTCGAGCACGACACCGTCTCATCCATAGAATCCACGTGATAATAGCAGGTAATAACCCCAGCAACTGTCCCATCTGCGATCCTTTGGATGCCTTCCGAAGCCACTGTTCCACAAGATTCCTCCAAGAGGAGGCTGTTATCCTGCCAAGCCCCACCTGTTCGGTCGCTTTCATCCACAAGTCTCTTGCAAAGTTACCAGTTGCCAGAACATGATTTAAATCCTCATATCCATCCATCAAGCAACGATTACACTTTGATACAATCGGTATTCCCACTGATCTCAGCTTCTCATCTACACTCAAAGAATTATTCAATGCCTTCCACATGATGACATACATACTTTTTGGCAAGCAAGGGTGCCACATCCAATTCGCCCACCTAACTGTTGGAGCCCGCACATGAATACAATTCCATGCACTCTGTGAAGTGAAGTGCCCAGACTTGTCTTCCAGCCAAACTAACACATCATCCCCCACAAAACGATTACGTAATACTCGTTGAATCTCATTCGCTTTTTCCTCCCCAAGTAATTGTATCAGCATCTCCACATCCCACTCATTCTCCACCCAGCAATCCTTCACCTTCAAAGACGAACCCACCACGTTCTCATTCACTGCACCAATAGGCCCATCATCTAACCACCTATCCCACCAAAACGAGACATCACCTTGCCGTAATTTCCACTTAGACCTGCTGAGAACCTCTGGTAGATAGGAGTGAACCTTCTTCCAAAACCTCGATCCTCTGCCTTGCAGCAATAATGAAATATGCTGATCCCTTATATACTTGGCTTTAAAAAATTGAGACCAAAGCGAATCTTCCGTTAATAACTTCCAtgcaaatttcataaataatgaTTTTTGCACATCCTGCAAACAACGAAAACCCATCGCCCCCTCAGACGTCGGCAGGCACAGATGATCCTAAGCCTTCTAGTGTTTTTTTGGTTTCCCATCCTTCACACCCCCAAAAAAATTACTGAGGCTACTATTAATCTTCTTCAATACAGATAAAGGTGCATGAACCGAAGAGAGCAAGTGAATAGGTAAACTCATAAGAACCTGATGCAAGAGCAACACCCTTTAtccatatgatataattttatttttccatcacTCTATTCTCTCTCTTATTTGACCAACGATATCATCAAGATGCACCGCTTTCAATCGCCCACTCAAAATAGGCCCTCCTAAATATTTAAATGGCAGTTTTCCTTCCACAAAATCCAAAATTCTCAACAACCTTTGCCTTCCAACCCCACCAATATGCTTCAAGAAAATAATAGAAGACTTTGAGGAACTCACCTTTTGCCCATACCAACGTTCATACATTTGCAAAGTCTTTGCAATTTCCCGCACTGAGGAGGAACCTTCATTTGCAAAAATGACAATATCATCTGCATATAAGAGATGGGAAATTATTGGAGCTTGTCTAGGAAGAGAGTAAGCACCAATCTTCTTCATTTGGAATTTTTGCTTTATCAACCGAGAAAGAACTTGCTCgattataatgaataaatacggTGACAGCGGGTCACCTTGTCTTAACCCCCGCCCACCATGAAAATAGCCTTTCGGAACACCATTAATCACAACCGAAAACCAATTCTGAGAGATACATCTATTAATCAATCCACAGAAACTCTCAACAAAAAACTCCAGTTGATACTATCATATGCTTTGTccatatcaattttcaaaataatatttcccCCCCGAGTAGGTTTATGAAGGCTATGCACCAACTCTTGAGttagagtaatattataaaaaatgctCCTCCCTAGAATAAAGGCCCCTTGTTCCAAAGACACTAACCGTGGAAGAAGAGGAGAGAACCGAGTAACAATAATTTTCGAACAGATTTTATAAAACACCGAGCACAAACTAATAGGGtgaaatttatcaaaacctCTGGGAGCAATCACCTTCGGTATCAATACCAAAAAAGAAGCCGAGAAATTTCTTGGAAGAGAAGCAAAAAATCCTGCATTGCCTCAACAAGATCCTTGCTAACAATATACCAGCAAGCTTGGAAAAAACCAGAACCAAAGCCATCAGGACTCGGACTACTATCCACCGGAATGCCAAACAGGGCCTCTTTTACATTTTGGATTGAAGCAAGCTGCCCCAACATATTATTCTCCTCCTCTGTGATAATCGGCTGAATTAACTCAACTAAATTTGGGTCCTCCTCCACCTGTTTATGCTCCAGGAATTTCTTGAAGAATTCGACTGCCCCCTCATGCACCTCTTCCGGGCTCTTAAGCCATGTACCATCATGCAGCTTCATTTCACTAACCCCCTTGCTTCGTTTACAATTGAGAGATCGAAAAAATTGAGCCGAACCCTCCCCGTGTGCGAGCCAACTCTGTTTTGCTTGTTGGCGGATTCGCACTTCCTCACGATTGTTCCATACGTCGAGTTCAACCTTGGTAACCAGGAAATCTAATTCATCCTCCTCATTAGACCCTTCCTGTAGCTTGGACTTTAACCTGGCCAACCTCTCCTCCAGATGCTCAATCTGATTTTTAATATTTCCAAACACTTCACGATTCCAAACTCGGAGAATCGGTTTCAACCTTTTTAGCTTCCTGGCTAACTTCACCATGCcatgatcttcaatattatcctCCCATGCCGCAGTAATACAGCTCAAGAAGGATTCATGAGTCACCCACATTTGATGAAATTTAAATGCCGGAAACCCATACAAACTCCGAGATTCCTCCAACCAAATCAAAAGAGGTGCATGATCCGAGGTACTACGAGAATGATACTGCATAATGGCACTGGGGAATATCTCCAGGAAGGCAGCATTAACCAAAGAACGATCCAGACGAGACCACCTACGAGCCAGCCCCTCATGACCATTGCACCAAGAAAACTGGTTGCCTTCATACCTCAGTTCATTTAAACCTGCAGAGTCAATAAACTCATTGAACTCATCCATCGCAGCAACCGGCCTAGGATTTCGCCCCCCCTCTCAGAGTCATATCTAATCACGTTGAAATCACTAGCAATTAACTAAGGCATCGCATCAACCGGCCCCTCTACCAGACACTGCCACAAAGCCCTCCTCTCAATAGGAGAACATTTTGCATAAACCAGTGAACAACACACCCTTCCCTCTCCATTAGACACATGCACAGAAATATGTTGCGATGATACGTCTAACACTGAAACCTGTAACCCAGAAGCCCACAAAACCTATAGCTTACCACCCACATTTTCATTAGACACACTACATGCCATATTTAATCTGCTCTGTAACACCCTCATGCGATTCGACGACAAAAATGGCTCCGCAATAGCTACAACACTTGGCAAAAGCTTTCTCACTAAAGCACTTAAATCTCTTTTGGAATGTAGTAACACCCCTCAAGTTCCAGAATAAGATGTTCGAcattacaaattaatttttaaggGCTTGCTCACACTTTCATTTTAAGGTTGCTCGGGCTTATATTTTCAGAATCCGAACTGCATGCTTTGCCTTTCCCTATATTCTCAACGCtcaaatttatttctaaattcGACTGCACTATCACATCATTTTCCAGGCCACCATTCTCCACCACACCATCCTTCGCTATCTCCTCTGTTGGCCCCAAAGAACTCTCCTCCACCTCAATATGCACTCCTGACCCCATACCATCACAGACCCCCCACCACCTAAAACCTGCCCTGCCTCTAGCTCTCCCTTTTCCCTCCCATTCTCATGCCCCTTGAATATACTAACACCAGCCCTATCCTCCTCCAAACCAGACCTCCCATTTATTCCTTCCACCTGCTGAAAACCACCTTGATCAACTTTATCCCCCTCCACTTGCACCACTGCTTCCGATTGCTCCACTGCTCCAATTGGTAAATCCTGCTCCAATTGCACCACTTTTGCCGATTGCACCACTACTCCAACTGGTGAATCCTGCTCCAATTGCACCACTGGTTCCGAACTAGCAGGACCAAAAACCACCAATTGTTTTTCTTCCACAACAAGTTTCGTCGGATCTTTGTTCTCACTCTCCTCCAAACTGATCATAGCCTCCTTCATCGGCTCCTAGGTTGGTTGGACCTCAGACGTACCCACCTCTTTGCTACATCCAGCCTTgccatctatttttttatcctttctGCCCCAGATCTTCCGCAACTTACCATCCCCTCCTTGAATTTTCGTACGCTCCCTAGAACACATTTTCAAATTATGTCCTTGCATGCAACAATGCATACAAAACTGAGGAAGCTTTTCAAAAACCACAGCCTGCAACCAGCTTGACGGCTGATTAGGGACACCAATCCAGAATTCGTCCATAGGAGGTTTAGAGATATCCATTTTAATGCATACCCGTGCACCATCCGTCCTCGTAGCACAACGAGTGCAATTATCTCGTCGGATAAACTGACCTAGTGGTAACGTAATATTCCTTAAGAACGATTCATGATAGTAATTCGGAGGAAGCCCAAGAAGAAAAATCCATACCGGAACGAAAGccagttcttgctcttcaaCATATTCAGGGGACCAATGGAATACACGATATGGGACACCGTCAATTTCAAAAGCTTCACGTGAAAATCCTTTTATAAAATCCTCTTCATttgacaaacaaacaaaaactgatCTAGGATTAGCCATCGCCGAAATCACTGGTTGAAAAACCAGCCCCCAATGCCACCAACAAAATGCTCTAATATTGTCCAGTGATGGCCGCCTACGCAGAAacttcaaaactaaaaaaaacttaaaaggcTGGGCAGAGCGATCTATCTCTTCCTTCGTAAAGGAAACGTAAGGCACTCCTTCAAACATCTTCAAAGGACGAAGAGGCACCTCCACCTCAGGAATGGGCTGCGGTGTTTGCGCCACCAAATCAGCATACGAACGGGGACGAGCCGGGGCACCCACGGCAGCCCCGGCGGCATCCATGCAGCGAagattcaaagaaaataaaccctAGCAGAGCCTACAGGACACGTCAGCAAAACACCAAAATGTCTTGAAGAATTAATCATTATGATATACTAATTACGTGCTTAATAGACTTTTgtcatttcaaaattaaaatggcTTGAAGAAAATCTGGCCTCCAACATAGTttggaaaatattatattcttccAAAAATGTTTCAGTTAGGTTTGGTTAAGCCAAAAATCTTTGCATGTGCCAAAAGTACTTTGGAATATTAAAAATGACTAAAAAAAACAGCTGAGAAAagtaatatctaatttttttcctataatttttcatatataaagatatatatcgTACTTTTTGGCTGGTATTTtacaagaaaattttttaagaatCCATGACTTTGATGATCTCTACCATTTATCTACGATAATATGCAATTATTATGAATGTGCCAGATTGAATGATTTTCATggtctataaatatttttttttctgatagAATAAATATTCTTCATTGATAAATCAAACAGTTACAAATTTATCCACCCATACAATTTGCGTTAAAAATTCTAGACAAGAATTCCACTAGATTGCAATGTCTTCGATATGCCTTTGAGCTGCTGCATTCCCCATTCTTCAAACAGAGGCCAGGCCTCTTCACCATGTGGCAGCTGTGTTACCATTGCTAATGAATCACTTTCTAATATGAGTTCCTCAATGCCCAAGGCACAACTGTAGACCACTCACCATAGCCAACAACTCTACTTCTATCGGGTCATTaacttcattttccttttaactaGCAACTAGTAATATTTCACCTGTTTCATCCCTGAGTATAATTCCCACCCCTGCTCTGTACTGATTTGGGAGAATGGCTCCAGCCACATTTATCTTCAGCACTTTTGGTGGTGGTTTTGCCCATCCAAGTGTGGAAGTTTTGTTCTTCTCAGGTTTCGTCTTCATATTCTGATGTACCTTTAGCAATGATAAGGCCAGCTCTAAACACTGCTCTGTAGCTTAGTAGCTGTTATCTTGCCCTCATGTACGTGCTgattccttctataccaaaaACTCCATGCCATCATCACAAAGGCTTCCAGCTCCTCTTTTTTGCGTGTTCCATTTATCTGTGAGGTAATCTCCATAAAACTCTTACTACTCATTATGTCCTTGACATATGGGGCTAGTGGGGATATATTCCAGCATTCTACTAGTTGCTGATAGGAAACTAAAGCATGTGAAACACCCTCAGGTTCTTGGAAATAGATTGACAACAATGATCCACCAACACCTTTCTCTTCTTCAGATTGCATCTTGTAGGTAAGCTCTCCTTACATgctctccatgcaaaaatttttattctatGAGGCAGTCTCATCTACCATAAGGCCTTCCACACGctcttaaataaataagtgCATCAAGAGACCCACCATAAGTAATCTTGTAGGACCTAGATCTGCACATATTTGCACATATCTCTTCAGATTCAGATTCAGATTcagcttaggtggcatgattaGAATGTTTGATTTTTCTTCCATTCCTTTACATTTACATCTTGTGGTTCCTCTTAGTATAAGTGCAGTGCAATTTTCACCAAATTTGGCTATGATTTTGCCAAGACTGGTTTTGGATAGTCTGCAAAGTGATTTGACAATCGACTAAACTGGATGCTACATCGAGTGTTACCATTCacttcaaaaaatacaaaattaaacatttcaccataaaatgataaataatcatACGAACCTAATGGTACAATTCGTTTCATAAAATTCAACTCCTAAGTGCtccaaataaaatcaatagatcTTCATGCTTAAG comes from the Carya illinoinensis cultivar Pawnee chromosome 8, C.illinoinensisPawnee_v1, whole genome shotgun sequence genome and includes:
- the LOC122274703 gene encoding uncharacterized protein LOC122274703, which produces MDAAGAAVGAPARPRSYADLVAQTPQPIPEVEVPLRPLKMFEGVPYVSFTKEEIDRSAQPFKFFLVLKFLRRRPSLDNIRAFCWWHWGLVFQPVISAMANPRSVFVCLSNEEDFIKGFSREAFEIDGVPYRVFHWSPEYVEEQELAFVPVWIFLLGLPPNYYHESFLRNITLPLGQFIRRDNCTRCATRTDGARVCIKMDISKPPMDEFWIGVPNQPSSWLQAVVFEKLPQFCMHCCMQGHNLKMCSRERTKIQGGDGKLRKIWGRKDKKIDGKAGCSKEVGTSEVQPT